One Mesorhizobium loti genomic window carries:
- a CDS encoding ABC transporter permease, with protein MVSSSVVSRPLAGSLAKAVPAVISVGLLLVGWELYATYSGIKPTILPAPSRVFEQAMLNREALIDNAIPTIRATLIGFACSLGAAFALSMLVDFFQPLRRALFPVFIVSQTLPLVAIAPLVVLWFGFGLGPKIMLVALVTFFPMLVALVQGYEATEIEIGQMLRAMGAGRWRVFVLARLPSALPYFFAGLRISITYAVVGAIFAEYAGAAKGLGIYMLNAKNNFRPDLVLAAVGVSAALTLILFGLTALLQRLAMPWERAGRQPAGKGAQG; from the coding sequence GTGGTCTCATCATCAGTCGTGTCGCGCCCGCTCGCGGGTTCCCTTGCCAAGGCCGTACCAGCCGTCATCTCGGTCGGGTTGCTGCTTGTGGGGTGGGAGCTCTACGCCACCTATTCCGGTATCAAGCCGACGATTTTGCCGGCGCCCTCACGTGTCTTCGAGCAGGCGATGCTCAATCGCGAGGCGCTGATCGACAACGCCATTCCCACCATCCGCGCCACGCTGATCGGCTTTGCCTGCTCGCTCGGCGCCGCCTTCGCGCTGTCGATGCTGGTCGACTTCTTCCAGCCGCTGCGGCGTGCGCTGTTTCCCGTCTTCATCGTCAGCCAGACCTTGCCGCTGGTGGCGATCGCGCCGCTGGTGGTGCTGTGGTTCGGCTTCGGGCTGGGGCCGAAGATCATGCTGGTGGCGCTGGTCACCTTCTTCCCGATGCTGGTGGCCCTGGTGCAGGGCTATGAGGCGACCGAGATCGAGATCGGCCAGATGCTGCGCGCCATGGGGGCAGGGCGCTGGCGTGTCTTCGTGCTGGCGCGGCTGCCTTCGGCGCTGCCCTATTTCTTCGCCGGCCTGCGGATCTCCATCACCTATGCCGTGGTCGGCGCCATCTTCGCCGAATATGCCGGCGCGGCGAAGGGGCTGGGCATCTACATGCTCAACGCCAAGAACAATTTCCGCCCCGATCTGGTGCTCGCCGCTGTCGGCGTCAGTGCCGCGCTGACGCTGATCCTGTTCGGGCTGACGGCGTTGCTGCAGCGCCTCGCCATGCCCTGGGAACGGGCCGGCCGGCAGCCGGCAGGGAAGGGGGCGCAGGGATGA
- a CDS encoding HMP/thiamine-binding protein ykoF gives MFSGAQISLYPMADDFVGVILGALGALDPYRDRLRIETDDISTLLVGPPEVLFPALRDLFVAAARSGKHCVLSAAISRGCPGEPDDPICRSDAFGGPVGPLGPRKEAAISAVRNAAATGQPAAAQFSLYVMGTGDHMDEIYGCIDFLKQSGVYDRSKNFCTKLRGDTGAVFSALNEAFCRFGPGAGHVTLDVTVSANSPSAV, from the coding sequence ATGTTTTCAGGCGCACAGATTTCCTTATACCCCATGGCTGACGATTTCGTCGGCGTCATCCTGGGCGCGCTCGGCGCGCTCGATCCCTACCGGGACAGGCTCAGGATAGAGACCGACGACATCTCGACCTTGCTGGTGGGGCCGCCCGAAGTGTTGTTCCCGGCGCTGCGCGACCTGTTCGTGGCGGCGGCGCGGAGCGGCAAGCATTGCGTGCTGTCGGCCGCCATTTCGCGCGGCTGCCCGGGCGAGCCGGACGATCCGATCTGCCGCTCCGATGCGTTTGGCGGACCTGTCGGGCCGCTCGGCCCGCGCAAGGAAGCCGCCATCAGCGCGGTGCGCAATGCTGCCGCCACCGGCCAGCCGGCGGCGGCGCAATTCTCGCTCTATGTGATGGGCACCGGCGACCATATGGACGAGATCTATGGCTGCATCGATTTCCTGAAGCAGTCCGGCGTCTACGATCGCTCCAAGAACTTCTGCACCAAGTTGCGCGGCGATACCGGTGCGGTCTTTTCTGCGCTGAACGAGGCTTTCTGCCGCTTCGGGCCGGGCGCCGGCCACGTAACCCTCGACGTCACGGTTTCGGCCAACAGCCCGTCGGCTGTCTAA
- a CDS encoding PMT family glycosyltransferase, 4-amino-4-deoxy-L-arabinose transferase gives MDGWAPAGLTATGLDSSSVWPSLLRHPWYLLALLCLVQIVCWTVVPALIDPAPPGDVVEGFMWGREWVLLTYKHPQLPGWLLETSHLLTGSFHWPQYLLAQLTISSTFVLVYLLARDMLGQSRALAAVLLMPSVYFFGWPTPQFNHDYAQMPFWAAICWLLWRAGRGGGPGWWLALGLVSGVGLYAKFSTGLLLAFGALWLLYDARARSRLATPWPWLGFAVFLAVAAPLAIALYRIDFLPLTYFADRDAWVTEHRARLYYIGVQLAGLSGFLLVLAISRLLRRSPAPEAPVERGILVYLVWMGLGPATLIMVASLFTGTGESWGAPMYNLVSVTVLAFLGHRLGAIEMRRLAICAFLCIVTMSGAYATLRWTGCNVRGRLDAVCWPAQPISDEAEAVWHAAAPGRLDIVGGDTQLAMLAGLNAYDKPSIFTDLDTRFAPWITRQRLRDHGMLMVWPGRGVPPQLRAWLVNLPVKTVLFNWSRTAPPVPISFAAIPPGTRYLPLDADSRTRHPRN, from the coding sequence ATGGATGGTTGGGCGCCGGCGGGGCTGACTGCCACCGGTCTCGACTCGTCATCGGTATGGCCCAGCCTGCTTCGCCATCCCTGGTATTTGCTCGCGCTGTTGTGCCTGGTGCAGATCGTGTGCTGGACGGTGGTGCCGGCACTGATCGACCCCGCGCCGCCCGGCGATGTGGTGGAAGGGTTCATGTGGGGCCGCGAATGGGTGCTTTTGACCTACAAGCACCCGCAGCTTCCCGGCTGGCTGCTCGAAACCAGCCATCTTCTGACCGGATCATTCCACTGGCCGCAATATTTGCTCGCTCAGCTGACGATTTCGTCGACCTTCGTCCTGGTCTATCTGCTGGCCAGAGACATGCTCGGACAAAGCCGGGCGCTGGCTGCCGTGCTTTTGATGCCGTCGGTCTATTTCTTCGGCTGGCCGACCCCGCAATTCAATCACGACTATGCGCAGATGCCGTTCTGGGCGGCCATATGCTGGCTGCTTTGGCGCGCCGGTCGTGGTGGCGGGCCTGGCTGGTGGCTGGCACTCGGACTGGTGTCGGGCGTCGGGCTCTATGCCAAGTTCTCCACCGGCCTGCTGCTCGCCTTCGGCGCGCTCTGGCTGCTGTACGACGCGCGCGCGCGCAGCCGGCTGGCGACGCCTTGGCCGTGGCTCGGCTTTGCCGTTTTTCTAGCGGTGGCTGCGCCGTTGGCCATCGCGCTCTACCGCATCGACTTCTTGCCATTGACCTATTTTGCCGACCGTGACGCGTGGGTAACCGAACACCGCGCGCGCCTCTACTATATCGGCGTCCAGCTGGCCGGGCTCTCCGGCTTTCTCCTGGTGCTGGCGATATCGAGGCTGCTGCGGCGCTCGCCCGCTCCCGAAGCTCCCGTCGAACGCGGCATTCTGGTCTATCTCGTGTGGATGGGGCTTGGGCCGGCGACCCTGATCATGGTGGCCTCGTTGTTCACCGGCACCGGCGAGTCCTGGGGGGCGCCGATGTACAATCTTGTTAGTGTCACGGTGCTTGCCTTTCTCGGCCACCGGCTCGGCGCCATCGAGATGCGAAGGCTGGCTATCTGTGCCTTCCTTTGCATCGTTACCATGTCGGGCGCCTATGCGACCCTCCGCTGGACGGGCTGCAATGTGCGGGGGCGCCTGGACGCCGTCTGCTGGCCGGCGCAGCCGATCTCGGACGAGGCCGAGGCGGTCTGGCATGCGGCCGCGCCTGGCCGGCTCGACATTGTCGGCGGCGATACCCAATTGGCCATGCTCGCGGGCCTCAATGCCTATGACAAGCCGTCGATCTTCACCGACCTCGATACCCGGTTCGCGCCCTGGATCACCAGGCAGCGGTTGCGCGACCACGGCATGCTGATGGTTTGGCCGGGTCGTGGCGTGCCGCCGCAACTGCGGGCATGGCTGGTCAACCTCCCGGTCAAGACCGTTCTTTTCAACTGGTCGCGCACGGCGCCGCCCGTGCCAATCAGCTTTGCCGCCATTCCGCCCGGCACGCGGTATCTGCCGCTTGACGCCGACAGCCGGACCCGGCATCCGCGCAACTGA
- a CDS encoding Putative ABC transporter integral membrane component, translating to MSALLSFVLGNPTLLGIGAAALAAFGWGVRQRLAGERSERARQAAAEAAAHDIADQVQNDIGALPAATARKELKSWARD from the coding sequence ATGAGCGCGCTGCTGTCCTTCGTGCTCGGCAATCCGACCCTTCTCGGCATCGGCGCGGCCGCCCTGGCGGCATTCGGCTGGGGTGTTCGCCAGCGGCTTGCCGGCGAACGCAGCGAACGTGCCCGGCAGGCCGCCGCCGAGGCCGCGGCGCACGACATCGCCGACCAGGTCCAGAACGATATCGGCGCGCTGCCGGCCGCCACCGCGCGAAAGGAGCTCAAATCATGGGCAAGGGATTGA
- a CDS encoding Protein kinase, whose protein sequence is MRLLATILFLLSIVAPAIAGKISEPGKGVTLSYNSSLWSATLDDKDIVLSCMGETCGDDCDVVLTMTPTGLTSHEFFDRFRNEINKNTIVKASQSGLDPVVVDKPANVTVAGKEVSISSVRLKLLGSHARQWMMVEEASFGVVTLTCNSSEDEYEIARKTWLDLVKGIVGGSNLTSQ, encoded by the coding sequence ATGCGCCTGTTGGCCACAATTCTGTTCCTGCTTTCCATCGTGGCGCCTGCCATTGCCGGCAAGATTTCCGAACCTGGCAAGGGTGTAACGCTGTCCTACAACAGCAGTTTGTGGTCGGCGACGCTCGACGACAAGGACATCGTCCTGTCCTGCATGGGTGAGACTTGTGGCGACGATTGCGATGTGGTCCTGACAATGACCCCCACAGGTCTGACCTCGCACGAATTCTTCGATCGATTCCGAAACGAGATAAACAAGAATACTATCGTCAAGGCGTCCCAGTCCGGTCTGGATCCCGTTGTCGTCGACAAACCGGCCAACGTCACGGTAGCCGGAAAGGAAGTCTCTATCTCTTCTGTCCGTCTCAAGCTTTTGGGCTCGCACGCGCGGCAGTGGATGATGGTCGAAGAGGCATCGTTCGGGGTGGTCACGCTAACCTGCAATAGCAGCGAGGATGAATACGAGATCGCCAGAAAGACGTGGTTGGATCTGGTGAAGGGCATTGTCGGTGGCTCTAATCTCACTTCGCAATGA
- a CDS encoding Bbp13 protein → MTTLYPVQDVFTRGEISPRLHARASLDFYRAALARCENFLTLPHGGIRKRGGTYFVGEVKISAKKTRLIPFIFSADQAYALEFGDLYIRVYAYGARVGTVEVASPYLEADLFDLQYVQSADQMWICHKNYPPKVLTRTAHTTWSLADFNFLDGPYDEINTTPTTLTPANTGHATPKMTSATAPSGTVTDNGTGTTSWRAFDRAITSTVAVSSGSSGFLQYQFPAGQGKAVNAYWIGAPEDAAKWGDTPTQWKLSGSNNGVDYVTLDSRASERGWSGSEVRFYDFQNQTTYEYYKFDFSGGGGDDAANTSISEVALAENGDLMTPFDLTASSTAGINDGAGFQTTDVGRSIRLLGGDNVWRWAKITSRTSTTVVKVRLYGHALPDLSPITRWRLGTFVPGKYVESGSLYEERLAFSRKFSVYASATGDFDNFALGEKDDDALEFVQAGGGQANDIQWIAESDGALMIGTSGGVRALSGSGIDEALTPSSFKNRRSRTFGCARIRPVDAGQSFLYVTRSRKSIAELTQTAQSRFTSDDVGQISEHIPKQGVVELAFQTDPDPLLWFPLDNGELGGYTHQPSQEVRGMHRHRLGGSFTGVNWAIVESAAVTPGQDGNDDLWLVVKRTIGGVTRRYIEVKTAPFEYGAVADAFEVDCGLTYTGAAVATVGGAAHLAGQSVDLLADGKVYHGLTVSGGGTVTLPGGSTAAKWQLGLPYAAGADTLELDVGGKDGSIIGRRKKVAKAILSLLETDTTGLEVQSFMRGRWEPVRMPSIVAPDGGATLFTGNVEVPIDDSWEGQGRVRIRHVNPTPCTIRAFTPVFDAEP, encoded by the coding sequence ATGACGACGCTCTATCCCGTCCAGGACGTTTTCACGCGTGGCGAAATCAGTCCGCGCTTGCATGCCCGCGCGTCGCTCGATTTCTATCGGGCGGCACTCGCCCGATGCGAGAACTTCCTTACGCTGCCGCATGGCGGCATCCGCAAGCGCGGTGGAACCTACTTCGTCGGCGAGGTGAAGATTTCGGCCAAGAAGACACGACTGATCCCGTTCATCTTCTCGGCCGACCAGGCCTACGCGCTCGAATTCGGCGACCTCTATATCCGTGTCTACGCCTATGGTGCGCGCGTCGGCACGGTGGAGGTCGCCTCGCCCTATCTGGAAGCGGACCTGTTCGACCTCCAATATGTGCAGTCCGCTGACCAGATGTGGATCTGCCACAAGAACTATCCGCCGAAGGTGCTGACGCGCACCGCGCACACCACCTGGTCGCTGGCGGACTTCAACTTTCTTGATGGCCCCTATGACGAAATCAACACCACGCCGACGACGCTGACGCCGGCGAACACTGGTCACGCCACGCCGAAGATGACCTCCGCCACCGCCCCGAGTGGGACTGTCACCGACAATGGCACGGGTACAACGAGCTGGAGGGCGTTTGATCGGGCAATCACCAGCACTGTCGCTGTGTCGTCGGGCAGCAGCGGGTTTCTTCAGTACCAATTCCCTGCAGGCCAAGGAAAGGCAGTGAACGCTTACTGGATCGGCGCGCCGGAAGATGCCGCCAAGTGGGGCGACACGCCGACACAATGGAAACTGTCAGGTTCAAACAATGGCGTGGATTACGTCACGCTGGACAGCAGGGCGTCGGAACGGGGCTGGTCCGGCTCGGAAGTGCGCTTTTATGATTTCCAGAACCAGACGACCTACGAATACTACAAATTCGATTTCTCCGGTGGCGGAGGCGACGACGCCGCCAATACCTCGATCTCAGAAGTTGCGCTGGCCGAGAACGGCGACCTGATGACGCCCTTCGACCTTACCGCGTCCAGCACCGCCGGCATCAATGATGGTGCCGGCTTTCAGACAACCGATGTCGGCCGATCAATCCGATTGCTCGGTGGCGACAATGTTTGGCGCTGGGCCAAGATCACAAGCCGTACCAGCACGACAGTGGTCAAGGTCAGGCTCTATGGCCACGCCTTGCCCGACCTCTCGCCAATCACACGCTGGCGGCTGGGTACATTCGTGCCTGGCAAGTATGTCGAGAGCGGATCGCTTTACGAAGAGAGGCTGGCCTTCAGCCGGAAATTCTCGGTCTATGCCTCGGCCACCGGCGACTTCGACAATTTCGCGCTGGGCGAGAAGGACGATGATGCGCTGGAATTCGTCCAGGCCGGCGGCGGCCAGGCCAACGACATCCAGTGGATCGCGGAATCGGACGGCGCCTTGATGATCGGCACCTCAGGCGGTGTGCGCGCGCTTTCGGGCTCGGGCATCGACGAGGCGCTGACGCCGTCTTCGTTCAAGAACCGGCGCTCGCGCACCTTCGGCTGTGCCCGCATCCGCCCGGTCGATGCCGGCCAGTCGTTTCTCTATGTCACGCGCTCGCGCAAATCGATCGCCGAGCTGACGCAGACGGCGCAGAGCCGTTTCACCTCGGACGATGTCGGACAGATTTCCGAGCACATCCCCAAGCAAGGCGTGGTCGAGCTCGCCTTCCAGACCGACCCCGATCCTTTGCTGTGGTTCCCGCTCGATAATGGCGAGTTGGGCGGTTACACCCACCAGCCATCCCAGGAAGTCAGAGGCATGCACCGGCATCGCCTGGGCGGCAGCTTCACCGGGGTAAACTGGGCAATTGTCGAAAGTGCCGCTGTGACTCCCGGTCAGGACGGCAATGACGACCTCTGGCTGGTCGTCAAGCGCACCATCGGTGGCGTGACCAGGCGCTATATCGAGGTCAAGACCGCGCCGTTCGAATATGGTGCCGTCGCCGATGCCTTCGAGGTCGATTGCGGCCTGACCTATACGGGCGCCGCGGTGGCCACGGTGGGCGGGGCGGCGCATCTTGCCGGCCAGTCCGTCGACCTGCTGGCCGACGGCAAGGTCTACCATGGCCTCACCGTGAGCGGCGGTGGCACGGTGACGCTGCCGGGCGGCTCGACTGCCGCCAAATGGCAGCTTGGCCTGCCCTATGCGGCGGGCGCCGACACGCTGGAGCTCGATGTCGGCGGCAAGGACGGCTCCATCATCGGCCGCCGCAAGAAGGTAGCGAAAGCAATCCTGTCGCTGCTCGAGACCGACACTACGGGGCTCGAGGTGCAGTCCTTCATGCGCGGCCGCTGGGAGCCGGTGCGCATGCCCTCGATCGTCGCACCCGACGGCGGGGCGACGCTGTTCACTGGCAATGTCGAGGTGCCGATCGACGACAGCTGGGAAGGGCAGGGCCGGGTGCGTATCCGCCACGTCAACCCGACGCCCTGCACGATCCGGGCGTTCACGCCGGTGTTTGATGCCGAGCCGTAG
- a CDS encoding OmpA-like transmembrane domain-containing protein → MKSLLLASVFGFGLCAPALAADLAAPVVTPDWTWQGAYAGVFGAGTLDHYKITEPGFAGTSTHSVGSATIGGFTGYNFQSSNIVYGVEGELGYRFKKSTFHDVPGAGILDVSTGLFGSLKGRVGMDMGTYLPFVTAGVTAAQLKTFYPPFSAEADATLVGGIVGAGVDVALTHNVFLRGEYDFSFFGKKNLEYCGPGCQLDHTVQTHDFRVGVALKF, encoded by the coding sequence ATGAAATCGCTCTTGCTGGCTTCCGTCTTTGGCTTCGGGCTGTGCGCCCCTGCGCTCGCAGCCGATCTGGCTGCGCCGGTGGTAACGCCGGATTGGACCTGGCAGGGCGCCTATGCCGGTGTCTTTGGCGCTGGAACGCTCGATCATTACAAAATCACGGAGCCAGGCTTCGCCGGCACTTCTACTCACAGTGTCGGCTCGGCAACCATCGGCGGCTTTACCGGCTATAATTTCCAGTCCAGCAACATCGTCTATGGTGTTGAAGGCGAACTTGGCTACCGCTTCAAGAAGTCGACCTTCCACGACGTTCCCGGCGCAGGGATACTGGATGTATCGACCGGCCTGTTTGGGTCGTTGAAGGGGCGAGTTGGCATGGATATGGGGACCTATCTGCCATTCGTCACCGCTGGCGTGACTGCGGCGCAGTTGAAGACGTTCTATCCCCCTTTCTCGGCCGAAGCAGATGCAACTCTTGTCGGCGGCATCGTCGGCGCCGGTGTCGATGTTGCGCTGACCCACAACGTCTTCCTGCGCGGCGAGTATGATTTCTCGTTCTTCGGCAAGAAGAACCTGGAATATTGCGGCCCTGGGTGCCAGCTGGACCATACGGTGCAGACGCATGATTTCAGGGTCGGTGTCGCCCTGAAGTTCTAG
- a CDS encoding Putative glycosyltransferase, whose amino-acid sequence MIYADISEFVSNPIGTGIQRTIRAIFRHWTDGLTACYFDKAANNLRVLTPEALAAVLDNSNATTAEKADRAARSIAAAPGTLIGDEAYVLIPELFWDHARCAFYKKRIERHPSRSFAIVYDLFPWIHPKDFGITDRTPFEPYFNLVFSMAYTAHISQETKEAYEIAGRLRRPWPLPILHLGADGLSVEKQTFHPSRKTFVCLGSIEARKRQSDVLMAFEDLWDEGVEVDLVLVGKLVDHGNASLGPAIEAAKERYPQFSHYPAASDEQLAQILSTARATILASTLEGYGIPPVESLYAGIPVIVSDVMPSTRRLQPLGQIRIEPKRPDRIAAAARKMLDNDEARRLWTEAASISLPTWRDTARQVREWATHIEIVHSAIDRDLARRDPIPKLMPLADIRPIDLDKDASLQAESARWLREAAT is encoded by the coding sequence ATGATCTACGCCGACATCAGCGAATTTGTTTCAAACCCTATCGGAACCGGCATCCAGCGCACTATTCGCGCCATTTTCCGCCATTGGACGGACGGGTTGACGGCATGCTATTTTGACAAAGCGGCGAACAATTTGCGGGTCCTGACACCCGAAGCCTTGGCGGCTGTCCTAGACAATTCAAATGCAACAACTGCCGAAAAAGCAGACCGTGCGGCAAGATCGATAGCAGCGGCCCCAGGCACTCTCATCGGCGACGAAGCCTATGTCCTGATCCCTGAATTGTTCTGGGATCATGCACGTTGCGCGTTCTACAAAAAGCGCATTGAGCGCCACCCGTCGCGCTCCTTCGCTATTGTCTATGACCTTTTCCCATGGATACATCCCAAGGACTTTGGTATCACTGACAGGACGCCATTCGAGCCATATTTCAACCTGGTCTTTTCGATGGCCTACACCGCTCACATCAGCCAGGAGACCAAGGAAGCCTACGAGATTGCCGGTCGGCTACGAAGGCCCTGGCCACTGCCAATCCTTCATCTTGGCGCCGACGGCCTTTCCGTTGAGAAACAAACTTTCCACCCGAGCCGAAAAACCTTCGTATGCCTCGGATCGATCGAAGCGCGAAAGCGCCAAAGCGATGTCCTGATGGCCTTCGAAGACCTCTGGGACGAAGGCGTCGAAGTCGACTTAGTGTTGGTAGGCAAGTTGGTGGATCACGGTAACGCATCCCTCGGACCAGCGATCGAGGCGGCTAAAGAGAGGTATCCTCAGTTCTCGCACTATCCGGCCGCCTCAGACGAACAGTTGGCACAGATCCTATCCACCGCTCGCGCTACCATTTTGGCCAGCACTCTTGAAGGCTATGGCATCCCGCCAGTTGAAAGCCTTTACGCCGGCATCCCCGTAATCGTGAGCGACGTCATGCCAAGCACGAGACGGCTGCAACCGTTGGGTCAAATTCGCATCGAGCCCAAACGCCCCGATCGGATCGCAGCGGCGGCAAGAAAAATGCTGGACAATGACGAAGCCCGCAGACTTTGGACTGAAGCGGCAAGCATCTCACTACCAACATGGCGCGACACCGCCCGACAGGTACGGGAATGGGCCACGCACATCGAGATAGTGCATTCTGCTATTGATCGCGACCTAGCCCGGCGCGATCCGATCCCCAAGTTAATGCCCCTAGCAGACATCAGGCCGATTGATCTCGATAAGGACGCTAGCTTACAGGCCGAAAGCGCGCGTTGGCTACGCGAAGCGGCAACGTAG
- a CDS encoding GCN5-like N-acetyltransferase: MQIERYDGDREILLPLFTLADDSPTQVSSYIDKGEVLVARDGNRIVGHVQLIETGEGGVFELKSLAVRPARQSEGLGRALVAAAITRCRERNGRRLIVSTAAADIGNLRFYQRQGFRMFRIVQDAFGPSTGYPEGLAVNGIPLRDQVVFERDLGAD, from the coding sequence ATGCAGATTGAACGATATGACGGGGACCGCGAAATATTGCTGCCGCTGTTTACCCTTGCCGACGATTCTCCCACGCAGGTTTCCAGCTATATCGACAAGGGCGAGGTGCTGGTTGCGCGGGATGGCAACAGGATCGTCGGCCATGTGCAGCTCATCGAGACAGGCGAGGGCGGTGTCTTCGAGCTCAAGAGCCTGGCAGTCCGCCCGGCAAGGCAGAGCGAGGGGTTGGGGCGTGCCCTCGTCGCGGCGGCAATCACCCGCTGCCGCGAGCGCAACGGCCGGCGCCTGATCGTTTCGACCGCGGCGGCCGATATCGGCAATCTGCGATTTTACCAGAGACAGGGCTTTCGGATGTTTCGCATCGTGCAGGATGCGTTCGGGCCATCGACCGGTTACCCCGAAGGCTTGGCTGTGAACGGCATTCCGCTGCGCGACCAGGTGGTCTTCGAACGCGACCTCGGCGCGGATTGA
- a CDS encoding methionyl-tRNA formyltransferase yields the protein MRLERPVLLSPQTRSGRLSAVFVLDITPYTGPLLSGWLEAGHLIDAIVVPGIRQRQKHFSVSNFRRGLRRRLLLKRYIGNTPARLIEFGRPYDWGTLASQLSETKADVLICFAFPALIPQDLLGTFAKGGLNLHPALLPNYRGPHPLHRLAVDGQHAVHGGVTLHKMSADFDDGDILGQVSFSEADWVSLQTLTDSVARAMRALVSEVAPAYCKGSLSGMRQPAGDFVWARLKAAHTMISPEMSIEHVALMWHVLGTVPGIYLDVAGHKVRLGFQIRRLGPPTGHVPVRRWGSVEFDLADGRVRYLTYSRLLKRLVKLHATFARAPVRKSPPEIRLFGKVEDGQA from the coding sequence TTGCGCCTTGAACGGCCGGTGCTTTTGAGCCCGCAGACCAGGTCGGGCCGGCTTTCCGCGGTGTTCGTGCTCGACATAACCCCTTACACCGGGCCGCTGTTGTCAGGATGGCTTGAAGCAGGCCATCTGATTGACGCGATTGTGGTGCCGGGAATCCGCCAACGCCAAAAACATTTCAGCGTCAGCAATTTTCGCCGAGGGCTGAGACGAAGATTGCTGCTCAAACGCTATATCGGCAACACGCCGGCAAGGCTGATCGAATTTGGCCGGCCCTATGATTGGGGCACACTCGCCAGCCAGTTGTCGGAGACCAAGGCCGATGTGTTGATCTGCTTCGCGTTTCCAGCACTGATACCACAGGATTTGCTCGGCACCTTTGCCAAGGGCGGCCTCAATCTTCACCCGGCACTGTTGCCCAACTACCGGGGTCCGCATCCTCTCCACCGCCTGGCTGTGGACGGCCAGCACGCCGTTCATGGCGGTGTGACGCTGCACAAGATGTCCGCCGATTTCGATGATGGCGACATTCTCGGGCAGGTGTCGTTTTCCGAAGCAGACTGGGTGTCGCTGCAGACCCTGACCGACAGCGTGGCGAGGGCGATGCGCGCGCTGGTGAGTGAGGTGGCTCCCGCCTACTGTAAAGGCAGCCTTTCGGGAATGCGGCAGCCGGCCGGTGATTTCGTCTGGGCGCGGCTGAAGGCGGCCCACACGATGATATCGCCTGAGATGTCGATCGAGCATGTTGCCCTGATGTGGCATGTGCTGGGCACTGTTCCAGGCATCTATCTGGATGTCGCCGGGCACAAGGTCAGGCTGGGGTTCCAGATCAGGCGGCTCGGTCCGCCGACCGGACATGTGCCAGTCAGACGATGGGGGAGCGTGGAGTTCGATCTTGCCGACGGCAGGGTCCGGTATCTCACCTATAGCCGCCTGCTCAAACGGCTCGTGAAACTGCACGCCACGTTCGCGCGCGCTCCAGTCAGAAAGTCGCCCCCTGAAATCCGGCTTTTCGGCAAGGTGGAAGACGGGCAAGCGTGA
- a CDS encoding methionine sulfoxide reductase A, with protein MATSIERAVLAGGCFWGMQDLIRRYPGVISTRVGYSGGDVPNATYRNHGTHAEAIEINFDPAVISYRTLLERFFQIHDPTTRNRQGNDVGMSYRSAIYYTSDEQKRVAEDTIADVDASGLWPGKVVTEVAPAGAFWEAEPEHQDYLEKYPNGYTCHFVRPGWKLPVREKAVS; from the coding sequence ATGGCGACTTCGATCGAACGCGCAGTGCTTGCCGGTGGTTGTTTCTGGGGCATGCAGGATCTGATACGGCGCTACCCCGGTGTCATCTCCACCCGTGTCGGCTATAGCGGCGGCGATGTACCCAACGCCACCTATCGCAACCACGGCACCCATGCCGAAGCCATCGAGATCAATTTCGATCCGGCCGTGATCAGCTATCGCACGCTGCTGGAGCGCTTTTTCCAAATCCACGATCCGACGACGCGCAACCGTCAGGGCAACGACGTTGGGATGAGCTACCGGTCGGCGATCTACTATACGAGCGACGAGCAAAAGCGCGTCGCCGAAGACACCATCGCCGATGTCGATGCTTCCGGCCTGTGGCCCGGCAAGGTCGTCACGGAAGTCGCGCCGGCGGGTGCCTTCTGGGAGGCCGAACCAGAGCACCAGGATTATCTGGAGAAATATCCCAACGGCTATACCTGCCATTTCGTCAGGCCGGGCTGGAAGCTGCCGGTGCGCGAGAAGGCCGTCTCGTAA